The genomic segment GGTCATGACTTCGCAGGACGGCTTCCCCGCCGGAACGCTGGTCAGCTTCGGGGTGGGCACCGACGGGGTCATCACCGGGGCGTTCAGCAACGGCCTGACCCGACCGCTGGGTCAGGTGGCACTGGCCACCTTCACCAACCCCGAGGGTCTGGTAGGGGGGGTGAACAACCTGTTCCACGTCGGCCCCAATTCCGGCCAGCCGGTGATAACCGCCCCCGAGACCCTGGGAGCGGGGCGGGTACTGGGCGGCTCGCTGGAGCTGAGCAACGTGGACCTGACCCGCGAGTTTATCGGACTTATCACCGCGACCACCGGTTTTTCGGCGGCCGGACGGGTGATCTCCACCTCCAACGATCTGCTCAATGAATTGCTCACCATAGCCCGATAAACAAGAGTACGCGGGCCTCGACCGGCCGGTACCCGAGGTGCGCCCGGCAGGCCCCCGGGGCCGGCCTAAGGTTCGCGCGCGCACGAGGCCGCCATGATTACCCTGACGCGGTTGAACGGCAGCCGGTTTGTGGTCAACGCCGACCTGATCCGCACCATTGAGGAGCGGCCCGACACCACCATCGTGCTGGTCAATGGTGAAA from the Candidatus Thorarchaeota archaeon genome contains:
- a CDS encoding flagellar hook-basal body complex protein is translated as VMTSQDGFPAGTLVSFGVGTDGVITGAFSNGLTRPLGQVALATFTNPEGLVGGVNNLFHVGPNSGQPVITAPETLGAGRVLGGSLELSNVDLTREFIGLITATTGFSAAGRVISTSNDLLNELLTIAR
- a CDS encoding flagellar FlbD family protein, producing MITLTRLNGSRFVVNADLIRTIEERPDTTIVLVNGETLIVKEKLSEVVAKAVEYGRTIRVFQP